The segment ACTCCAAAAGAAACGCCGCCGCCTGATGACAGTAGTGTCAGTAGAGAAGAACAAATCCAAAAGCCGAAGCTCGAGTTGGAAAGTGATGAAATGATTATTATGCAAGTAGATAATCATGGTTTTCCTCAGAGTCAAGGAGTTTATGATGTTCATGAAAATGCACTGACCATTGTAAAGCAGTATATTCCCGATGATGATGAAACAATCAATTCTGAAAAGATGAGTGATTTATTCCAAGAAAAAATCGATATGATCCAAAAAGACTTTGATGAGAATTTTGCCGGACAAGAACTTTCTGATGATCTTTTTAAAGTATATGAACGGAAAGTACCTAATATCAACGTTTCATTAGACGGTCAAGAACTGATCCTCAAAGGAAAAGACTTCAAAAAGATTTTTAATTTCGTGGTAGGCAGTACTGTACGTGTTTTAGATGCCAATAATGTTGAATATAAAATAAAATTCGACAATGAAGAATAATCAAAATTATCAGATAAATGAAAGGTATTTTTGCTGAATTCTTACAAGCAAATTCCAATAGTTTCATTTCATTCTAATTTTTGTTCGTTATAGTTTGTTTATCCCAAAAATCTATATTCTTATCCTGTATCCCTGAATTTTTTCAGGGATATCGTTTTACATTTGGACTCTTTTTTTCGTTATATATAATGAAAGGAGGGATCCGATGAACTGGAAAGAATTGATTTTAGAACTGAGAGCCCAGAAGATTTTATATGTATTGTCGCTTTTGGCGCTTGCTATGATCCTTGATTTTTTCAGCGGCTGTTACGCTGCCAGAAAACACAAATGTCTTTCATCAAAGGTCGGGATCAATGGGATTTTGCGGAAACTGGCAAGTATGGTACTGTTGGTTTTCTTTTTGCCAGTGGCTTTGCTGCTGCCGGGGAAAACCGGAATCGCTATGCTGTTCGTTTTTTATGTTGGTTACTTATTGCTGGAGATCCAGTCAATTTTAGAAAATTACGAGAAAATCGGCATTGACACGCATTTATTTACCGCTTTTGTAGAAATGCTGAAAAAACATCGTCGATAATATTTTGAAGATCGCGATGAAGTTTTTTACGTTGGGCTATTTGAATTGTCTGTACTTTTACCAGTGCTGATTTTGGTGCGGCTCCTGCAATTCAAATCCGTTTTCCAGCGTTGACTTCAGTCGCGCTCTTTTTTTGTCTTTGAACTTTGTTAGATTTCTTCTATAATAAAAAGGCTGAGTCAGGAGGTGCCATGGATGCATCGAGGAAAAATAGCGGTTCGAAAAATCGTGGAATTCATTTTACGCCGGGGTGATTTAGATAATGGCGGAAGAAGCGGGCACACTGCTTTGGAAGGCGCCAGGATCCACCGCAAGTTGCAGGCCGCTGCCGGTGATGAGTATCAAAAAGAAGTTTTTCTGAAAATCGAAAGTCAATTAGGGGAAGATCAACTGATCGTAGAAGGCAGAGCAGATGGAATCTTTAAAAAAGATGACCGCTGGGTGATCGATGAAATCAAAACTTCGGAAGTCGCATTTGAAGATCTGTCCGAAGATCAAATCGAGCTTTTTTTCTTTCAGGCAATGGTTTACGCTTATATTTATGGCACGGAACAACAAGTGACAGAGATCGATGTCCAATTGACTTATTACCAGACAACAGAAGAATTGATTACACGACAAGTACGTCATTATACACTTACTGAACTGGAAGATTTTTATCAAAATCTGATCCAAGAGTATCATAAGTGGCTTTTATTCCAAGAAGAATGGCGGGAAAAACGCAATGCTTCGCTGCAAACATTGGTGTTTCCTTATGAAGGATATCGTAAAGGACAGCGGGAACTAGCAGTCGCCGCCTATAAGACCCTGAAAACAAAGCAAAAGTTATTTGTTGAAGCGCCGACTGGGACCGGAAAAACAATCTCGACATTGTTTCCGGCGTTAAAGGCGCTAGGAGAAGATGAGGCGGATCGGATCTTTTATCTGACCGCTAAGACGATTACTCGCCAAGTGGCTGAAGAAGCGCTGAAACGATTGGATCAAATCGGCGCCCAAGTGAAAGTAATCACTCTGACGGCAAAAGATAAGATCGCTTTTGCTGAAGAAAATACCCAAAACCCCGAAGATAATCCTTATTCGAAAGGTTATTACAATCGAGTCAACGATGGTGTATGGGATCTCTTGCACCATGAAAATCTCATCACGCGGGAAGTTATCGAGCACTATGCCCGCAAACATATGCTTTCGCCCTTTGAGTTTTCGTTAGATATCAGTCTTTGGTGTGATGTGATCATTGGTGATTATAACTATCTGTTCGATCCTACCGTTTATCTGCGGCGTTTTTTCGAAGAGAATGAGGAAGAATATTTCTTTTTGATTGATGAAGCTCACAATCTAGTCAGTCGTTCCCGCGAGATGTATTCTGCCCAGTTATCATCTCTCAAAGGCGAACTGCTATATGAAAAAATCGGAAAAGAGCATCAAAAACTGCGGCGAGCACTCAATAAAGTCACTAAAGAATTCAAAAAAATCGACGCGATCGGAAAAGAGGATGGCTGGACATTCCATCATCAGCAAGCACCTGCGGAACAATTGATCAAAACACTTTATGCGTTGCAAGAAAAAATCAAAGAATGGCTGGCGGCGTTTCCGGAAGATAGCGCCCATGAACTGATATTGGACTATTACTTTGATCTGCTGCATTTTTTAAAGATTAGTGAATTTTACGACGATCATTATGAAACGACGATCCAGCGAAGTGCAAATGAGCTTATCATCAAACAGTTTTGCATGGAGCCCGCACCTTTTTTGAAGGATAGTCTCAATAAGGGCAAAGCAAGTATTCTTTTTTCGGCTAGTTTGAGTCCGTTGTCTTATTATCAAGAAGTTTTAGGCGGGGAAGCGGAAGCTTTGCGTTATAAACTGCCCAGCCCATTTGAAGAACAACAACAAAAGATTTTGATCACTAATTATATCCAAACTACTTATCAAAAAAGACAAGAAAGTCTGCCGAAAATCGTGGCGGCTGTCTATCAGATGGTGGAAACGAAAATCGGAAATTATATGGTATTCTTCCCCTCTTATCGCTATCTGGATGAAGCAGTGGATCTATTTAAAGAGACATATCCCGAAATCAATGTTTTGATTCAAGATACCAAGATGGATGAAGCGGAACGAGAAGCGTTTTTGGAAAAATTCGTAGCAGATCCTGAACGGTCGCTGGTTGCTTTCTGCGTTTTAGGCGGGATCTTTTCTGAAGGGATCGACTTGAAAGGAACGCGTCTGATCGGAACAGCGATCGTAGGTGTCGGACTACCGCAACTCAATCCTGAACAGGAATTGATCCGCAGTTATTATGATGAAAAAAATCATCAAGGGTTCGATTATGCCTACCAGCTGCCGGGAATGAACAAAGTTTTGCAAGCAGCGGGGCGGGTGATTCGCGGCAGTCATGATCATGGTGTCGTTTTGCTATTGGACCAGCGTTTCAATACAACAAGATATAAAAAGCTGTTCCCGCTTCATTGGCACTCAGCAACAGTCGTTTATCAACCGAATCAGCTATCTGACGAACTGCAAAAATTTTGGGAGTCACGAGACGTTTCAGCGAGTGATAAGCTGAGTACTGCTGAGTAAAAGAAGGTGAAATGAATCGTGTTTTTTTAAAACCTAGGAATTTTTGAAAAAATGGTTTATTACAGCTTTTTTCATCCACTAGATAGTTATTTTTTTAACAAGTTGACTTGCTTTACTTAATTCTGATAATGAGCTACCCTAGGATAAATTTATAGGGAAGGGTGTTTTTTATGGATCGTTCGCAATTGAGAAAAGATCAAGTTTATTTTGCTAAAGTAGTTGGCTGTAATCATTTGCAGAAAGTCCGAATCATGACGATTTTAAGTAGATGTGCGACTGTCGAGCTGATAGAGGGCGGAAAAAATGGTGTTGTAAAATTAGACCATATCTTTTGTGTCGACCAAGAAGCCCAAGCTCAATAGTTGTTTAATATAGATGATAGAAATCTGAAAAATAGCATTAAAGATCCAAAAAATCCGCGAGTGCATTTTCTCTCGCGGTTTTTTACGGCTCTTATAAAAAGAAGTTTAAATTTCGACAGGAAACTGCTATTCTATAGGAGATAAAAAAGGTGTAAGGAGAACAAATCGTGGGAAAAATAAGAGCGCAACATGAACAAATGGAAACTTTAAAAAAGATCAGTGTCGTTTTGATCTCGGGGATCACTTCGGCTGTTTCATTGAACTTTTTTTTGATTCCGGCAAAAGTCCTTTCAGCAGGAATGAACGGGGTCGCACAGATCATTGTCGCGCTGGGATTTCGCTATTTTGATATTCATTTGAGTACCGGACTATTCATCTTGCTGTTGAATATACCGATTTTTATATTGGGATTTATCAAACTAGGTAAATCATCGACTTTTTGGAGTTTTATCAATGTCGTCTGTGTTTCTCTGGTCACTATGATCATACCTCAAGGAGAAGTCACCAATAATATTTTGATGAATTCACTGATGGGTGGCGTCTTACTGGGGATCGGTTCCGGTTTTTCATTGAAAATGGGTTTTACGACCGGCGGGATGGATATTTTATCACTGGTGCTGTCAAAAACTACTGGGAAAACTGTCGGTAAATACATGTTTATGCTAAATGGGATCATCATTATGGTAGCAGGATTCATTTTTAGTTGGGAAAGTGCATTGTATACGATCATTTCTATTTATTGTATGAGTCATGTGGTGGATATGATCCATACTAGCCATCAAAAAGTCACGGCAATGATCATCACTACCAAACCAGACGAAGTGGGCAAAAATATTTCTGAGCATGTTTTCCGCGGGATGACGCTGCTTCCTTCTGTGGGCGGCTATTCAGGTGTTCCAGGGAAAACGATCGTGATGGTGATCACTCGTTATGAATTATATGATTTGGAACAAGCTGTCATTGAAGCTGATGAAAATGCCTTTGTCAATATCTTGCCAACCCAATCGATCATGGGACGATTCGCCAGCGAAGACGACCAACGGACATTTAAAGCGACTGGGAAATTTCCTGAAATGAAGATCCAGAAAAAAAGCCGTTGAGTATTTTTAACGACAAATTGATTGAAAGAGATTGTTTTTAACCAGATTTTTTTAAGGAAAATTTTTTATCAAAAATCTGACGCGAAACTTCATTTACAAATACTGGAAAACAAGGTATTATTTGGAAAGAAATGACCAAAGGAGGCTTATGCAAATGAGTCAACAATATACTGAACAAGAAGTCACTGACATCAAGGAACGCGTATTGACAGCTTTAGAAACTGTGATCGACCCTGAATTAGGTATCGATATCGTCAACCTTGGATTAATATATGAAATCGAATTTGATGGAGAAACTGGTGATACGATCGTCAAAATGACCCTAACGACAATGGGCTGTCCGTTAGCAGATATCCTCACTGACCAAATCCATCAAGCGTTGGCAGAAGTGCCAGAAGTAAAAAATATCGAAGTAAAATTAGTTTGGTATCCTGCTTGGACGACAGATAAGATGTCCAGATACGCCAGAATAGCATTGGGTATACGGTAATTCTGTCACATCAGTGTTTTACAGTGATTTGTACAGGTCCTTATCCAACTGGAGCAACTGTGAGTTACATTTATAACGGAGTCCAGAGCGGTTTTATTCTGGCTTGTCCACAGAAATATGCAAAGTAAACAAGAGTCCTTCCTTGTGTCAGAAATGGCATGAGGGAGGGCTTTTTGCGTTGTTTGAAGATATAAAACTGCAAGACTTATTAGAAGAAATGATAGTAACAGATGAAGCCAGAGGGCTTACAGTTAAGTCAGTGTCCAAGAACAAAAAGCTATTGTCAGTGTTTTTTGCATGGCTTGACAGGGAACACAGCGTTACCACTCTTGCTGGCGTTAAAACAGCACATATCAGAAAATTTATGGTGTTTAAATATAACGCTGGTGTACGTGAAAGCTATGTAAACAGCTATTTGCGGGCAATTAGGGCACTGTTTACTTTCTGTGAGAATGAAGAGTATATACAGCCTTCTGAGAACCCTTGCTTGCGTGTGCAGTGGATGCGTGAAAGCAAGCCAGTCATACGTGCATGGTCTGATAGTGATATTAAGAAAATGTTGCAGTATACGCAGAAGCAAGCAACAGAAAAGCGCAGGAAGGCTAATAATCACAGAGGACTGTGTTCCCTATTTGTAGCAGAACGCAACAGATTAATGGTGATGACTCTTGCTGATACTGGTTTGCGGATCAGTGAGCTAGAGAATTTAACAGATAACACATTTCAAAAGGACAGTATTCTAGTCATCAACGGTAAAGGAAAGAAATCACGTGTACTTTATTGTTCACCATTGATATATAAGCAAAAACTGAAATATGACAGAGCTAAAGCACGTTACTTTGCTACTAGAAAAGACATTACACAGCAAGACTTTGTATTTCTGACAAAGGCAGGTGAAAAACTATCTACTGACATTGCCCAACGCTTTGTTAAACAGATTGCTAAAGCTGCAGGCGTGAATGAGCAGCTTAGAGCTAGTCCACACACGTTTAGACACTACTTCACGCAGAAGCTTATAGAAAATACAGATGTGTACACAGTCCAGCGGCTTTTAGGACACGCAAGTATTAAGACCACTGAAACATACTTGAACAGTATGGAAAACAAGCAAGTACTGGCGGCAGGTCTGAAAGCAGCTCCACTGTCTAATCTACGTAAATAAGCATAAAAAAAGACTACTGCGCTAACAGTAGCCATAGCATTTGAAAACTGAATAAACAGAGATCAAACCCCTAACAAAGTACCTATATTGTACAGTATTTCTGCTGTAATTTCAAGTGGTTTGTCGCTCTGTCAGCGTTCTTTAAGGAAGTTCTTCTGCTGTGAGTGAAGGAACAGAGGTCTGCAGCATGACCGCCACACAAAACTTGCTGACAACAGTTGGAATTACTGGTATTACTGTTGATTGTGATAGGTGACTGCTACCTACCAGTTAAAAAGGCAGGTGGAGGAAGCCTTTAGGAGGGCTGCTTCCAGACCAGATATGCTGTATTACATGAGTTGACAGCCTGAACACACAGCTGCAGTAATGACTGTTTGAACAAACTAACTCAATCTGGCTGGTTCCGCAAGGGTAAGGTGAGCGGATAATTGCAGTAAGTCTATACACAGCCGTTTATAGATATTTTAATGTCTATACACAGTCCTTGCAGATATTTTTCAGTATCTGCTGACGTTATAGAAGTAACTTTTTTACTTCTTAGGGGAGAGTCTGCCACAGCCCTTACAGGCAGACCATGATAGAGCAGTATGCCCATAGAATGCCTGCACAGGCTCTTTAGATACAGTCCTAGCATGAAATTACCTGCAAACTATTAACGTGCTGTATAAGCTCTATTTTGCCCTGTGTGACTGTAAGAAAAAGACGCAACATTGCTAGGCAGTTAAACACCTTGCCTTCCAGTTACTTTCCGTTTATTACCCTAACTTATGTGCATCTGACAGGAATAAACGCATTCTGTTCAACAGGTATCTAAACAGTGTGATAGTAGCAAGAGTGTCTACCTGTGCTTACAGTGATCCTGCAGTGTGATTGACAGCATGGCAGTGTGGCAGTGATCCTGCAGCATGATTGACAGGTGGCTTGCAGTGCCTGTGACTCTGGCTAGACTGTTCAGCGTTGCGTTATTGCCTGTTTTTTCCCCCTGCAGTATGGCAAATAAAGCAGCTATTCATTATGTTGGTGTCTGTTTGCCTATGAAGCAGTATATATGGCTGTCAGCTCCCTAACTTATCAGGAAAAATCAGCCTAAAATTGAATATAACGCAAAAGGCCTTGAAATTTCTGCAACAATGAAGCAGAGGTTTCAGGGTCTTTTTTTGTTTTAGCTGAAAAAACTTTTAAAAAGTATGTCCCCTTTTGAAAAAAAAACTTGAATAAGTAAGTGTAAGGCGTTACACAGTTTCCCTGTTTACATACATAGCCACATGGCAGCTTTGCAGATATTTTTGCAGCACATAGGTCACACCTTTACAAACAGGAGGAAACAAAGTGAACATCAAGAAAAACATTAGGAGCAGCAACGTTGGTACAGGGTCCCGATAAAAAGTTAGTTAGAGTAATTCAAGCTGACTTAGAAACGGAAGAGATATTGACAGAGGATGTACAGTATTTCAGAAGAAAGCGGGAACCTTATGAAAGCAAGTGTACTTTTTGGAAAAAGGAAGGAGATGATCGCACGTTTTTCAATACAAGGATGGAAAACTGGGAACAATTCATTAACAGCAATGCTATAAGTAACGCATTAGTAGGTCATGCACTTTATCTGGCAACGTATATGCACTACGACAACATTATTTATCACAATGAGCGTGATAAGTATCCTGCTAATGCAGAAGGTATTGCTGAAATTATGGGATTGAGCAAGCGCTCTGCAACTAAGATACTGAAAGACTTGCAAGCTGCTGGTTTAATTACCGTTGAAACAAAGGAAGTTCTGGACAAGCAGTTTACCTGTTACAAACTGAATGATACCTA is part of the Enterococcus mediterraneensis genome and harbors:
- a CDS encoding metal-sulfur cluster assembly factor — its product is MSQQYTEQEVTDIKERVLTALETVIDPELGIDIVNLGLIYEIEFDGETGDTIVKMTLTTMGCPLADILTDQIHQALAEVPEVKNIEVKLVWYPAWTTDKMSRYARIALGIR
- a CDS encoding tyrosine-type recombinase/integrase, with protein sequence MFEDIKLQDLLEEMIVTDEARGLTVKSVSKNKKLLSVFFAWLDREHSVTTLAGVKTAHIRKFMVFKYNAGVRESYVNSYLRAIRALFTFCENEEYIQPSENPCLRVQWMRESKPVIRAWSDSDIKKMLQYTQKQATEKRRKANNHRGLCSLFVAERNRLMVMTLADTGLRISELENLTDNTFQKDSILVINGKGKKSRVLYCSPLIYKQKLKYDRAKARYFATRKDITQQDFVFLTKAGEKLSTDIAQRFVKQIAKAAGVNEQLRASPHTFRHYFTQKLIENTDVYTVQRLLGHASIKTTETYLNSMENKQVLAAGLKAAPLSNLRK
- a CDS encoding phage holin family protein, with the translated sequence MNWKELILELRAQKILYVLSLLALAMILDFFSGCYAARKHKCLSSKVGINGILRKLASMVLLVFFLPVALLLPGKTGIAMLFVFYVGYLLLEIQSILENYEKIGIDTHLFTAFVEMLKKHRR
- a CDS encoding YitT family protein, which codes for METLKKISVVLISGITSAVSLNFFLIPAKVLSAGMNGVAQIIVALGFRYFDIHLSTGLFILLLNIPIFILGFIKLGKSSTFWSFINVVCVSLVTMIIPQGEVTNNILMNSLMGGVLLGIGSGFSLKMGFTTGGMDILSLVLSKTTGKTVGKYMFMLNGIIIMVAGFIFSWESALYTIISIYCMSHVVDMIHTSHQKVTAMIITTKPDEVGKNISEHVFRGMTLLPSVGGYSGVPGKTIVMVITRYELYDLEQAVIEADENAFVNILPTQSIMGRFASEDDQRTFKATGKFPEMKIQKKSR
- a CDS encoding winged helix-turn-helix domain-containing protein, with the protein product MVQGPDKKLVRVIQADLETEEILTEDVQYFRRKREPYESKCTFWKKEGDDRTFFNTRMENWEQFINSNAISNALVGHALYLATYMHYDNIIYHNERDKYPANAEGIAEIMGLSKRSATKILKDLQAAGLITVETKEVLDKQFTCYKLNDTYFYRGQFVKDGGKYNHTTKAFNSVIQQLYLENNAATLAFIAKMLPFLDKETNILAVNQHRDINFEALQHMKLEDAAKIAGISRQAAANIINKAKYHGIWAIAKIITGKTVRYKLNPDIATRQAGVTAFADSEMFRSVEGSYTFN
- a CDS encoding ATP-dependent DNA helicase; the protein is MHRGKIAVRKIVEFILRRGDLDNGGRSGHTALEGARIHRKLQAAAGDEYQKEVFLKIESQLGEDQLIVEGRADGIFKKDDRWVIDEIKTSEVAFEDLSEDQIELFFFQAMVYAYIYGTEQQVTEIDVQLTYYQTTEELITRQVRHYTLTELEDFYQNLIQEYHKWLLFQEEWREKRNASLQTLVFPYEGYRKGQRELAVAAYKTLKTKQKLFVEAPTGTGKTISTLFPALKALGEDEADRIFYLTAKTITRQVAEEALKRLDQIGAQVKVITLTAKDKIAFAEENTQNPEDNPYSKGYYNRVNDGVWDLLHHENLITREVIEHYARKHMLSPFEFSLDISLWCDVIIGDYNYLFDPTVYLRRFFEENEEEYFFLIDEAHNLVSRSREMYSAQLSSLKGELLYEKIGKEHQKLRRALNKVTKEFKKIDAIGKEDGWTFHHQQAPAEQLIKTLYALQEKIKEWLAAFPEDSAHELILDYYFDLLHFLKISEFYDDHYETTIQRSANELIIKQFCMEPAPFLKDSLNKGKASILFSASLSPLSYYQEVLGGEAEALRYKLPSPFEEQQQKILITNYIQTTYQKRQESLPKIVAAVYQMVETKIGNYMVFFPSYRYLDEAVDLFKETYPEINVLIQDTKMDEAEREAFLEKFVADPERSLVAFCVLGGIFSEGIDLKGTRLIGTAIVGVGLPQLNPEQELIRSYYDEKNHQGFDYAYQLPGMNKVLQAAGRVIRGSHDHGVVLLLDQRFNTTRYKKLFPLHWHSATVVYQPNQLSDELQKFWESRDVSASDKLSTAE